The genomic segment TACTAACaaagcacttttccagtcatagcgctttacactacatgtcccgttcacacacattcataccagATAGGGACATCTGGAGGCAACAATTCGGCATGAAGataggggaagcctggaatcaactCAAACCTCTTTCCGGTTGGTGGACAACTGCTCTTTCTCCTGCACTACAGCCGCCcaaatatacaaacatacaGTACTGTACTGGGTATGTTTggcgtttttttttattaattaaactaAGTATTGTCATAATCTTTTGAGAAATCttattcttactttttttttaacctttttatgtATACAACATACAGTTAGAGCTGTAGATGTATATGAGCTTGATCAAGCAGGAGCACAGCAGCCATCACTAAACCTAAAGGCCACATCCCTTGAGCTCTATAACCATTTATTAACAGCAGCTTCTGTTACATTATTCATCTTCCTACCATTGGCATGAAACCTCTTCTCCCGAGAACAAGCAGTATGACAGCTTAATCTCACTCTTTAACAAAATCCCATAGCTGTCATCAAATGACAGCGCTAAAGACAACATCATTGGTCATTATTGGATTCCTTTTAATTGATCCATATAAAGCACCTCAATTTAAAAGATATTGTCTGGTGATATACAAACATGTTATGTGTTAAATACCTGAAGTGGTAAAAAGAGAGCTGATATGTTAGAATGAAGGTTAACTGTAGTTGTTTATGCCCATTCATAACAGTGCTGTCTGAGGTAACAGCACTCAGATCCACACCAAGTGTTTTATGGCTAATGTGGTGTGGATCGGCAGGCGTCACATGACGTTGGATTGGCACCACACTCAGTTAGGTCAAGCCTGCAGAAACAGGACACTGCAGCTGTCAGAGCAGAAAGCAGGCATGGCAGAAAGATTTGCAAGAGGCTCTTTTGACACGCTGTAAAACTGTTGTAGCTGTTGACAGCTCTAACTCTCGGCATGGAAAGGACGGACATGTGCAACCGTGTCTGAAATATGGAGATTAttctatgtatgtgtgtttgttactAATAACTATAACAAGTGCTGGCACCATCAAATCAAAGTAGAGACGAACCAATCAGCTTTTTTGGGGTTCCGATCCAATATCGGAAATTTTGACATCGGCTGATACCAATAATTTTACGTGAATGTTATTGTGATTATAATCATTACTGCTGTTGTTATTGTATAAGGTTTTATTTTGCTGTAGTAAACCACATATCACTTCTTAATAAGAGAGCGActgataaattaaatgaatccagtttaaatgttttccaaaataataagaaaaaaaacattcttaagTAAATCAGAGACAAAGTCTGTAGATGTTGAGTAatctcaataaaaacaaaggtagTTATAATCTAGcaactgctttttaaatattgaaGGTCCAAAGGAATAGTTGAAAGGGAACCAGGatgtatataaataattgtGGAAACACTAGACAGTATCATCTCAGAGGGTTTGTTTCTGCTAAAGAAGACTTCTGATCATAGAAGCTGCTGCCTAATATAGCCGAAATGTTTTTATGTAGCTGATTTTGAAGAACCTACAAAATAGGACAGTGCTAGCTGCGAGTGTTTAAAATGCTCCACAGTTTTACGAGTATTAGTGAAAGCATGGTCAATACTGCACTGCGATATTAGGCAGTCATGCTCAACAAAAAATTACCACCCAAGCTACATATTCCCATGTCTTCCTTTACCTTCTTCATGCGAGTTGCATTGAGGATTACAGTATTTAACCTAGCAGACTTTTCCAAAATTAACTTTAATTGGTAGACCAGAATGATGAATTTGGGCGACTTCTCTGTGGCTCTAAGCCCTTGAGTTTTCACATTGTCTCCGGGAATTTACCACTCTGCTAGAATGCTTAACGAGCATCTGCTGCACACTATTTTCTCTTCAACTCTTAGCTGAACAATGTTTTACCCCCTTGGCTATACACATATTTCAAGTCGCCATATTGCTTTTTTATGTATCCAGACTAAAATATATCCAAATTAGTGTCATGCTACATTAGCGAAGACAGCACAGTTCCCATCAGACTTGTCAGTGCAGTTGTTCAATAACGCTGCGTCTAAACTAGAAGCTCGGAGTAAAAAACGAAATCATATATAATTGTTTAAATAACGAGTTTCATGAACTGATTCTGCGtcaacatattttgtttggctTAAACCTGCATAATACTTATAATTTGTAAAAACACGACAACAAAAGCTCCCTCTGTGGATCGGTGAGGTGGATTCAGCCTGACATCTGACCAGTGAATCATGTTGATATCGGAGCCTGGTTTGATCAGATCGGTTCCAACTCTTATTCAAAGtccacaaaaatgttttcactagAGGACTAAAGACAGGCATCTTAGGTTAGGATAAGTGGTTTCAAACCTGAGGGCTGTGTGCTGGAGTAAGGTCCCTCTCCAGCTGCTTAGGCTGCTGCAGATGGACAAGGCTCTGTGTTTGGGCCTGCTGCTCCTGGAACTGCTGGGCGATCGCCTTCAGTTTCTCTGGGTAGAGCTGAGCATCCAGGGAACGCATCTCGTATTCAAATCATGACATAAAATTATCATCATTGGCCACACTTTTCATACTAGTAAAACTGCATTCCTGGATGTGCATTTTCTTGCTACCTGATCTTCCAGCATCATTCTGACTGAGCGCTCCTTCTCCAGCTGCTGCCTCAGCTCGATCATCTCCCTCCTCAGGTCCTCAGTCTTTTCCTCCTCCAGAATGTCTGGTGAGCCAATCCCTTCATCTTTCTCCTCTGCACGTCTCCTTTTGGGTGAGGAACCACTTAATTCCTGGAGAGCGTAACCAGAAATGGGATATCTCGTTTAGATTAATCTTAAAACTGGTAACGATCCAACAAAGAAGAGCTTGGGAATGCCTCTGGACACAGGATGTGGATGTTTTGGAAGGGGCGTGCTATACCTGTATAATTCGTTTAAGCTGACTGTTCTGCTGCAATAGCCGCGTCTTCTCCTGCTCCAAAGTAAAAATGTACTCTGCTGTCTGTTGCAGGATGGCAGCCTAAAGAGCAACGTTAAAGTTTGGTTATGAAATCGAGTTCAGAATTTAAAAGCTGCGTCTAACTCTAATTCAAATCTCTGTGTATGACCCACCTTGCTGAGCTTTTCTCCATCGCTGTGTGGGATGAGTGTTTTAAGTGACTGAAATCCAGCATTGATGCTCTGCATACGCCGACGCTCATTGCTGTTGGCAATCTCTCTGCGAATTCGCCTCTCTTGGTCTCGGGCTGTTTCAGGGGTCAAAGGAATGTTGGCCAGACTAAAAGGAAGAAGAGGTTGCCattaatttaacataaatagTGAAGAAAATATAGATGAAGCATATGAGGCTATTCGAATAATTAGgataacagaaaatatgtagCTGAAAATCACCTTCTACTAAACCAGTGCAGTATAACAAAAGGACACACCTGAATCTAAATTTCAATATTTAGCAGATTCAGTTCTTAAAGAAGAAATGCATCTTCCAgtactaataaaaataatcctttAGTGGTATGGTATGGAGTCTTTATTTGTCTTAAATAATCCACATTCTTAGCTTAAGTTGGTATTTTTCCATATGTTCCATTATCACCTAACACATTAAGACTTCAAGGGAAAAAATTATCTTAGGCACAATACAGCTGAGAAAAAcgttaaatataattaaaatgttaaatcttcAGTCCTCATTGTAATTTAAGGCCATCATCGTGTaatctgaaacattttttaaataatgggCATCTctccaaaacaaaatacataaattaaaatgcaataatgttaaaaaaaaaaaaacaaaaaaccaaaaaaaaactcccAGGTCTGAAAAGGGTTCCCCAAACAATATGCTGCCGGTGGTTTAAAACAACTCAAGAACTGACATACCAAGAGAAGATGCATATGTTGTAGCTGATCTCATGTGTACATGTCCAAGGACGACACAAGCTCTGAAAAGCGCTTTAcacaatttacatttacaatgcATGTATGTTCCGAGCTAACCAATGAAATGCATCCTACACGTTCCACTACTAATCTATTAAGTATTTACACATCTAAAATACTGCGTGGCAAAGCATGGATTATCCAACCTGTTACATAAagaacataacaaaacaaagaggaagaagaaataagaattTCAGCCAATGTTTAGCTGACACACTCTAAGTGTGCCTTACAAGCAGCACACATTCTACAATGCATCTTACCCTTTGCAGGTAATTCCACCATACTGTCCCTGATATGTAATTAAAGCAGTGAAAAGCTTATCAATGCCTGCATACCTAAAATGTGGAGAGGAGCCATCATATACCAGATGCTGAGATTCAGCTGACGGAAAATTCTAAGCGAGCTTCTACCAACAACCTCTCTATCAGCCTCAGTATCTTTGGGACCTGCCAAGCTCTTATCTGTACTGACTCAGCTGCCTCACTGCAAACACTGGGAACAATTGTGCAGACACGGATGCGAaaaatagtgtgtgtgtgtgtgtgtctgcatgtggtATTAAGTGTGCAaaaatacagacacacaaagcaACATTGCAGCAGCAGATCCAATACACACATCCATTGCCAAAACATGACCAACTGGATCACTTCATTTCACAAACACGGAATAACACAGAGGTATAAATTGATTAACGATTAAAAACTGGTAAAATAGTCCCAGGTAATTAAATACAACTAACAAAATATAGTATTAACGAACCACTCGAGCCAAATCCACAAGTCATCAGATAAAGTCATTACTCAAACTAAATGCAATTCACTTTTGGCTTTAGTTTCCTCAAATACAATAAACTTAGTAGTTTTTGGACTGTTTTGGTACAGAAAGAAGACATTTGGCGACACTATGGGACAAGAAATAATGACGAGAACTCGacagtttttttctgacatCTTGCACACCAGACGTGAATATCAGATATTATGCGACAGTGAAATGGTGACTATTACTATTGGCATAGATATAAGAGTCAAATATGAGGCGCAATGATTATAGCCTTTACAACTCTTGACAAAATTATGTTCTCAATGATAAAATGTGTAAGAATATTTATAAAGTAGATTCAATTTATGTCCTTTCTTACGCGACGAGTTGAGTACAATGAATTCAGTAAGTATTTAAAGTCAGTTTAGGTTATTTTCCTTGTGTATTAAATCACGGTTActtttaactgttaaaaaaaaaaaaaaaaaaaaaaaaaaaaaaaaaaggagcaagaAAGAGAGACTACATTTCCCGGTACTCCCTGGCGCGCtagcaacagcagcagattcCTCCGCCTCTCTCTACAAGCAAGGCTGCGGACGTATCGAAGGGCCTTCCGCGACATACACACCCCCTTATTAATAACAccacatttaattttcctgCCTCCCCGCGAACACCAAGTGCGCTTTTGCTAGACAAACGGGAGGACGTCCCAAAATAAAATACCAAAATAAGGGTCCTCCGCCATCACATTGTCCAAAACCTCCTCCGTGCTCCAAGCAGACTTTTCCGTGTCCTCCGCCATTACAACAATGCGGCAGGCAGCATGGCAGAGGTGCGGGATGAAAAGACGCAGTGAAGGCGGCTCGATAGTGCGGACATGACCCATAGAAACACCAATTAAACTATTGCCACTTCATGAAGAAGCAATTTTAAAAGCAACTGTTCATGTTTATTTGAAGAGTAAACGATGCGAATACATAATTGAGCGACAAACACCAGACCACTCATCACTTTTTAGCACAAGCCACAAGCATGGCCGCACTACCCACAATAACTTAGGCTCGCTTTGAGCGAAATCAGTTACCCCCACGACGTGTGCGACGACAGCAGACCCTTTCAGAAAGTACCACACTCGTAGTATAACCTTTCTCTTTATTATGCAAATCGCAAGACCTACGAGCGACACAGAGGTTATTTGAGAATAAATAGATCAGGGACGCGCTCTAGAGCGGAGTAGCAGCGTGGTGTGCACGGAACCACGTGGTTTATGTTTGTTAGCCACAAAATACATCGATTTTGCAGGCAAATATGCAAAATGATAGCGCACAGAATATGCTGTGTTGATAGCAGAGACCttaatgtgtttattcaaaATATAATCTCAGTGTTTGGCGATCATTTCTGACCGCAGCTGCCCGCGAGAGGGTCGTGTACACAATAACAGATCAGATCGAGCATGTTGCCTCAGCGACATCTCTAAATGCGTGTACTCCCAACACATGtcttacaataataatacatcATGTTGGAAGAAACACATGTGGTATACCCACCTACAAAGACCACCAATCACTTCTTTCTCCGTTTTCCTAAAATGTTGCAATGAGGGCACCTTCTGAGTTGGTACCATGAAATACTCCATGCTCGCCTCTCGCCAGTTTGGTCCCCccggaaaaaaaagaagaagaaaaaacaccaaTCAGTCTCCACAGGATCAAAGAAAAACGATGACGTTAGGGAGCAAAAATCCCGTGATCCGACGGGTGTTAAATCCTTAAAGATTATGTGAACTCCTCGATCGTGTAATGTAGTTCTTTGAGGCTGCTGAGAGTTGTAATGTTACTCGACTTCCAGCTGATGGGGTTCCCTCGTTGTGTGTGGCGCTctgcctctctctttctccctccccCTTGCTTTCTCCCTCTGCATGaccgtgtgtgtatgtgtgtgcgtgcagctGATCGGATGGCTTTCAAGGCGGGAAACAGCTGGTAGGAGTCACACACTGCACTACCAAAAGCCTCCTTCCGCAGAGACGGGGGACTGCGTGTAAACAAAGGACTATTTAGCGCAGGAATACACcgaaaagaaaacatacatacgggaaaattagtttaaatgtcttaaaaagaaatgcagcaaaATACAGACAGATCATTTATGATTAAATGGCGAGTTACAACAATCATCCAATTCTTAATTTGAAGTAGGTCTAGCTAATCTATATGAACAGAAATACTTCTCCTTCACATGACTAGTCGCAGTTCCAATAGGCTACCGTGTGTATATGGGCTTAACCATAATCATTTAAATCATTCATAAAAGGAGGGCTAATGTATGTTATAAAATCCCTCTGCGTTGGACGCATAGTATAAATCTTTCTTTGTACAATAATAACCCAAATGTCACCTGTACCGTGACcactcagtaaaaaaaaaaagaagaaaaaaaaaagagagactaCCACAGGGGCGGACACTCGAACAGCTGCGATAAGCGAACAACAGAGATCAGCTGACGAGTTGGCAGCGCTGCACAGCAACAGCGCACCGGGGAGGGCTTTCAGGGACAGGCTGCTCCTAGCTGACAAGACACGCTCCGCAAGGCTTCATGTTGTTCACCATTTTGGATGCGAGCGTGGCTGCTGcatagggggggggggggttaattATTTGTAACCAAATTTAACAAGTTTATCCTGGGAAACGGCGCGCTTACAGCGCAGACACAAAATGGGGGCTGGGAATTTGATGTAACACCCGGAAACAGCAGCGTGGTGGCGCATCAGTTATCACGGGTCAGTCTGGTGCTGCTGCAAGAAGTCGAGCGTTTACGTAAGAACACAGCTGTGAATGATCACCGGTAGAAAAAGGCTGGCAGTGATTACAGACTGTGTGGGGGAGGATTTTAAGGCATATCATTTTACAATGTAAATCGTGCTtcaaaatgaacaataaaaaatatacacacacatatatatatatatatatatatatatatatatatatatatatatgtgtgtgtgtgtgtgtgtgtgtgtattaattattttaaaaatatatttgtttaaaattggGAATCTAACATCACCTTCAATTCAGTGGAAATGAGTACTCATTTCTCACGTTAAAAAGTGAAAACCAGACCTCCATAAAGATCTTAAGTTAGCTTTAATTTTAGTCATTAAGGAATATgagattaaataacataaatgtgtgtgttttgcataaaacagatcaaatagctatagactattttttttattttgttttgtcttttttttatttaaaaatttacacACTCTATAGTCAGAGTCTAATAAATGTCTTAGATCAGACATGCAACAAATATTTGGCCATTATGATCCAAATGGGgagtttttaaatgatcatttaccTATTGGAAATTTAACAAATGTAAACAAGTTGACAAAGAGTTGATGGGAGATtttatttccataaaaaaaaagaacaacttaacttaacttaagaATTATACCCTATGAACATGAAGTTGTAGCACACTGTTCAAGCAAAACTCATCAACAAATGCAAAATCAGCAGACACACTTGGCTTTAATGTTTagattttacagaaaacaaattcTTTGAAAACCACATATAACTATTAAGTTATGGATAAACTTCTTTTACAAACTTGAAGCTACTTAAGAGTTGCTTGCTTAATGAATTcgacatgtttgtgtgttgaaaGTCAACTACATAATTTACAACGTGCATCAAATCAATGAAAGACCTGAAATGTTGGAATTTTATTCTAGGACTGAGATCTCCAGCAGGAGGGTATATTAGACTCAACttcacttaaaaataaataaatacatcataTACGAAATGTGATTGATGTTTTTTGGtctaataaactaaataaatataaaaatctgtttgacTACGCAGTTTCATGTCTAATTCTAGTCTGAGAATTCCTCCAAAATTCTGTATATGAAAATATGGAGATGTTGCCAGCAACCCTTTTAATGGTTTGACaggatttttatatatatatatatatatatatatgtgtgtgtgtgtgtgtgtgtgtgtgtgtgtgtgtgtgtgtgtgtgtgtgtgtgtgtgtgattttgctATCAATTTCTTTCTAATGATTAGATTCTGAGCCCTTGATGATTTTCCGAGGTTGTCTTCCGCCCTCTAGCGATGGTTTGGAAAAGTTGAGGAGGGCCTTAACTAACAGCTAAGCTCTGGAGGTGCATCGTTTGCATCTTAAAAATAACACACTTTTGATGATTTGGGGTGAACACAACGAAAACATTTCACGACAATAAACTGTTGCAATGCTAAGACAAAGTAGTCATCTCACCTTCACGATTTGCTCAcgtttcatttctttattttatttacattttacttttccGTTCTGTTAGTGGTATAGCATGTCAAACTTGAATAGCCACAGGGAGTAAATACTATGAGGTTTATAGGACAGTTGTAATCGTTGTTATGGAGACAGTCAAATCCCCCTTTTAAGGGTTAACTCCCTTGCGTGGATGTTTGTATAAAAGATAATTTCACTGCCtcaaattattttcaaacaATATCACACTAATGCACCCTCATAAAACATCTATATACGTCTATATGAGTCCTGAAGTTGTAAATATAACCCACAGGAAACATACTGGACATGGCAAAGGTAATGAGATTAATTTTGTTTACCCTTCAATATGTGATATATCCACCATCAGGTGCTTTATGTGTTCATTTGCATGCATAGGTTCTCTTTGAGTATAATAGACTAGTAAACTCATTGCTGGTCTCAAACTGAAATTTTGCattatgtaatatttaatagtttttgaGCAACTATGTCCAACGTAGCATAGCtgtgcaaaacaataaaaaggacCACAAACAGTGAAAATAGAGGTCTTACTCCTAATGTTAGAAAACTGAGGCGGAGAGATGACCGTGAGGACAGGCAGGGTGGGAGAAGGCGAAAGCTTGGAGAAAAGCCGGGGACTGCCCATGATGGATGGGCGGAGCAGTAGGCTAAGCATGCGCTGAGCTGGCAGGCTCTGGGCTGGTCCTGACGGGCTGGCTGCTGGGCTCCGGGCGGCTGTCTGTGCGCGTCAGACAGTGGTGGGGGAGACTACCATCAACACTCAGCTTCTCCTCGAGTGcttaggaaaaacaaaaacaaaaacaaaaaacaaacaaacagaagaggCACGAGGAGAACTGCGCGAAAAGAAAGCAAACTGCTCTACCTCGGCATTTGGAAAAGCACCGAAGAAGAAGGAGACGATCCTCCTCTACCCCACACCCCATCGCCAACCCGCCCTGTCTTTCCCATCCACCACTTCGTGCCATCCCTCTGGTCTGAACTGCCCTCCCACCCCCCTCGGAGAACCACGACCACCCACAGGAAACCCCCACTTGACCAGCGTTGCCATTAAGCGATGCGATTTGAATTTCGGAAGAAATCACCTTTGCGCCTTTGATGCACAACACAACCAGTGgtcttgatttttttcctcagcGGCAACAGTTCAGGCTATGGATTCGGGTGTTTACACTTTTTGACGGGTTCGCAGTGGCATGATAACATGCAAAATATCATTTTGCGACAAGAGACAAGACTGTCATTTCAtagattagtttttatttaaacaaccaGCTGTCACATACGCTGGGTTTAAGCTTATGATAGATTTTTCCAAGCTTAGAAATAATCCCGACAATGGTCTGGGAACAGACCGCCTCTCCAGACacttaattatatatttttttcaagaCGTGTCAGTTGTTATTTTCGTTTTTGTCGAAAAAAGCGACAAATTGACAAGGGGTCACTTGACACCTACGCCGTTTAAACCTAAGGACTTGAGAAGTTTTCTCCAGGGGAGACGTGGACCAAACCGGAGACATCTCGGCCACATCCACGGCATTTTCGCTGTAAGGTAAGCAGGATCAGCCCGTTCTACCATGTCAGTTCTACATATTGTCATGCGTGTCCACGCTGGTGTGAGCGCTCTCTCATGCAGTGTGAGAAACTGCACGAGTTCAAACAGGGCAGTGACCTATTTTCAGTTTCTCCAGCGGTGCACTGAAATCCTGCAGCTTGGACTCTCTGCACTGTCATCTCCGAGGCCGGTCGTGGCGAACGTGCATCAGCTGGCTGTAGTTGTGCCATTTAATCAGGAAACGTGTCAGTATGTTTTTCAACATTGAGCCACCTTTTCCA from the Melanotaenia boesemani isolate fMelBoe1 chromosome 2, fMelBoe1.pri, whole genome shotgun sequence genome contains:
- the tfap4 gene encoding transcription factor AP-4 codes for the protein MEYFMVPTQKVPSLQHFRKTEKEVIGGLCSLANIPLTPETARDQERRIRREIANSNERRRMQSINAGFQSLKTLIPHSDGEKLSKAAILQQTAEYIFTLEQEKTRLLQQNSQLKRIIQELSGSSPKRRRAEEKDEGIGSPDILEEEKTEDLRREMIELRQQLEKERSVRMMLEDQMRSLDAQLYPEKLKAIAQQFQEQQAQTQSLVHLQQPKQLERDLTPAHSPQVLAPATPPAPTHHATVIVPAPGQTAQPHHVTVVAMGPTSVINSVSTSRQNLDTIVQAIQHIEGTQGKGCDEEQRRAVIVTSGRVLSDAAGSDTASNSDGPDDCSLP